Part of the Sphingobacteriaceae bacterium genome, TTGTGCAGGTTCTCAAGTTTTTTAAAAAGATCCAATATACATTTAGAAGATGATGTCGAGAAGTAATCTAATTGAATGATGATTGATGTTTTTTCCTTAGGCGAATTGCAATATTCATCCATGCAATCTAAAACAGGTTGATAAAAAGCCAGAGAATTTTCGGGAATGGATCTGCCTTTAATAATCAATTGACCACTTTCCGTATTAAAATTAATTCCCGGTGTTTTTCCTGTCTCTTCAATATTCAAATTTTGCATAAAACGTGCTTTAGGTTGAAACTAATATAAGTAAAAATAAACATTAAATATTAGCTTTCAAAATCAATTCTTTTTATTCATAATTTCGTTTTGAATCTTCATACTTTCTTCATGTAACAGCTGAAAAATTTTCTCAATGTGTGCAGGAGATATTCCTATTTTACGGGCTAAGGCTGCACGTGTTCTTAATATTTCCTGCCATCTTTCTAATTGAAAAATAGTAACATTATTTTCTTTTTTAAACTTCCCAATTTTGCCGATGATTTCATTTCTTTTGCCAATTGCTTCCAGTATTTCTTCATCTACTTCATCAATTAAATTTCTCAATTGTAAAAGTTCATCTGCGCTTATTAAATTTTTCGCAAATTGTTTACGTATTACTAAATTTTGCAATAATACTTTTAATTCTTCGGGTGTGATTTGCTGTTTTGCATCACTCAATGCCATAGCCGGATTGGGATGCGTTTCTATCATCAATCCGTTCATTCTTAAATCGAGTGCTTTTTGTGCTATTTCCTGTAAGTAAGTTGAATTTCCGCTGATATGGCTGGGGTCGCAAAAAATGGCCAAATCAGGAAAATGTGTTTTTAAAGCAATTGGAATTTGCCACATCGGTTCGTTTCTGTATTTATTCTGCCCGTGTTTGTAAAATCCTCTATGAACTGCTGCTATTTTTGTAATATCATTTTTAAGAAAACGTTCAATGGCACCAACCCAAAGATTTAAGTCGGCGTGAATTGGGTTTTTAATTAGCACAGGTACATTACTTCCTTTCATGGCGTCTGCAATTTCCTGCACGGTGAACGGGTTAACTGTAGTGCGCGCACCTATCCATAATACATCAACTTCCTTCTTCAGGGCTTTCTCTACATGTGTTGCGTTGGCAACTTCAACCGTAGTTTTTATTTTAAATTCTTTTTTTACTTCATTAAGCCAATCTAAAGCCTGATCGCCCATGCCTTCAAAGGAATCAGGTCTGGTTCTGGGTTTCCAAATTCCGGCTCTGAACAAAAACAAATTGGGAAGCTGCGAAAGTTCGAGTGCAGTTGTTCTTAACTGATCATAGCTTTCCGCACCACAAGGTCCGGATATAAGTAAAGGTTTTGAACTTTCTTGTAACCAGTTAGTTAATTTGTTGATGTCCATTTTATTAATCAAACTACCCTGTTTGAGGTATTCGTTATACAATATTAGCAGCCTAAATTTACAATGTGCTTATTGAAACTCCTAAAAAAATACAATTCTTTATCAATAATTCGCCATTAACCTTAATGACTGATTGTTCTAAAAAGAAAAAAGATTGCTGTAAAAAGTTTAAAAAAGGGGACCGGTGTAAAAAATGCCCCGCCTATAAGTGATTGGGTTCGTTTTAATTAATAAATTCAATCACATTTAATTTCCATAAGCAAAATTAAAATGGCGTTCTAATAGGGGCAGTATACAAATGTCATTTCAAGATTAAATCATCGAACTTTTTTAGAGGTCAATATCTCAGATATGGACGAAGAATGAAAATTTAAAAAACGCTGCAGTTTTTAAACAATAGTGCAGTTTATTAAATGATTAATCTTTTAAAAATTTACTCAATAAAGCTTTTGAGTTGTTGAACGCCTTGTACAGCTGTTTGTTTGATGTGCGTGATATTTTTAATGTAATCCAGATTAAACTCACCCGGATCTACTAAAAACTTTGGCGTTTCATGTGCAATGTGATTGAGTAGGCCGGCGGCCGGATAAACATTTAAAGAAGTTCCAATAACCACAAAATTATCGGCCTTTTCAGTAATTAAATATGCGTTATCCATTTCGGGCACTAATTCACCAAACCAAACAATGTGAGGTCGAAGTTGTGAGCCTTTATCACACAAAACACCTTCATTTAATTCAAAATTATGCAATGGGTAAATTAATTTCTCATCAACCGAACTTCTAGCTTTCATAATTTCGCCATGCAGATGTAAAACATTTTTACTTCCTGCTCGTTCATGTAAGTCGTCGATATTTTGAGTAACTACATGAACGTTGTATTTCCTCTGTAATTCGGCTATGTAGTAGTGTGCGGCATTCGGTTCGGCCTCCATCACTTGTTTTGAATGATTGTGGGAATCTAAGAACCAATTTGCGGATTCTTTCCATGTTACCAGGAGTGGCTACATCTTCAATTTTGAATTCTTCCCACAATCCTCCTGAGTCGCGAAAAGTTTTGAGTCCGCTTTCAGCGCTTATTCCGGCACCGGTAAATATTACAATATTTTTGTTGGCCATTTACAGGTTTTCTTTTACGAATTTAAATATTTTGGAATAGATGTGCAGGCGAGTATTTCCTCCGGCAATGCCATGATTTTTGTTTGGATAAATCATAAAATCGAATGGAATATTCTTTTTCACCAATTGGGCCGCCATTTCCATACTGTTTTGTACATGCACATTATCATCAGAGCTTCCATGTATCAATAAATACTTCCCTTTTATTTTATCTACAAAATTAATGGGAGAATTATCTTCATAGCCTGCTTTATTTTCTTCCGGCGTGCGCATAAATCTTTCGGTATAAATATTATCATAATATTTCCAATTGGTAACCGGTGCAACTGAAATAGCTGCTTTTATATAATCTGCACCTTTGGTAATCATTAATCCGGCCATATAACCTCCGTAACTCCAACCTTGAAATCCAATGCGAGAAGCATCAACATAAGGTAGTGAGCCCAAATACTTAGCGGCTTCGATTTGATCCATCGTTTCATATTTTCCTAATTGCAGATAAGTACAATGTTTAAATTCTCTTCCGCGCCCTAATGTTCCCCGGCCATCTACGCATACAACCATATAACCTTCCTGATTCAGGTAGTTATGCCAGAAATATTCAGAAGGATCCCAGGCATTATTAACTTCGTTAGAACCCGGACCATTATAAGCATACATATACACCGGATATTTTTTTGTAGAATCAAAATTATGGGGTTTCATCATCCAACCATTAAGGCTAACATTTTCACTGGTTGTAAATGTGAAAAAAGTGCGCGGAGAAAGGGTATACTCTTTCATTTTTTCATTAAGTGCTTTGTTATCTTCCAATACCTGCACCAACTTTCCGTCGATTGTTTTTAATTCATATACGTTTGGAGTGTTTGCATTACTGTAATCTGAAATATAATATTTATAACCTGGCGTAAATTCAAAATTATTAAAACCATCTTTCATGGATAATCTGGTTTTTTCACTTCCGTCTAATTTAATGCTGTACACATCACGGTTTGCGGGTCCGTTTTCGGTGCTTACAAAATATAAGGTGTTTTTCTCATCATTAAAGCCTTTGAATTCGATTACATCCCACTCACCTTTGGTAATTTGATTAATTAATTTTCCTTCCAGATTATAGTAATATAAATGATTGTAATTATCTCTTTCGCTTGAAATGATAAATCCTTCATTACCTACAAAAGTCAAATCGTCGGTTATATCCACATAAGTTTTACTTTCATCGGTATAGGCTACCATGCTTTTTCCGCCCACCGCATCGGCAAACAATAATTCCAGTTTGTTTTGTAAGCGATTTAGTCGTTGAATGCATAACACCAAAGGATTATTGGTGAATTGTATTCTGGGAATATAAATATCCTTATTTATTCCAATGTCTGCAGTAATTGATCGTTTTGAATCTTCGCTGTAAATATGCACACTTACTATCGAGTTGTCTTCTCCGGCTTTAGGGTATTTAAACGTGTATTTTCCGGGATAAAGGCCACCGTTATATTCTTCCATGGTAAAATCTTTAACTCTACTTTCATTAAATTTCACATAAGCTAAATATTTGCTATCGCTGCTCCAATCCATATAATCTGCTTTGCTAAATTCCTCTTCGTACACCCAATCAGCCCAGCCATTTTTAATTTTATTATTTACCCCGTCATAAGTAACGGGATTTTCTACATTTTTAATTAAATCTTTAATGTAAATATTGTTATCGCGCACAAAGGCTATTTTAGTACCGTCCGGAGCAAAAAGCGGAAACATTTGTTTGCCGTTTGTAGAAAGCTCAATAATTTTTTTTGTAGCGATCACATAAATAAAATAATTCGCTTTGGCCGATCGTCGGTAAATTTGTTCCCCATCTTCCCATAACAATAACATGTCTTCATTTGGACTAAACATGTAATTGTAAATATCAAGTTGTCTGTCTTTTAATTTGAGATCATCTGCGTTAACAAGAACTCCCTTTTTTTTTCCTGATTTTAAATCGTATTTGCATAATGTTTTTTTTGCATCTTTTTCTTCAATATCCGTATAATGAATTCCATCGTTCATTACATTAAAACCAAATGCGTAGGAAGGTCTAAATGTTCCTTTCAACCAAACATCTTCTAAAGTAATTTTGTTTTGTGCATTTAAGCCAAGTGTAAAACAAAGTACAAAGGCAATCCATTTCATATCACAATTATTTTATAGCGGTGAATTTAAATTAAAATATCCATTACACAAAGCATAGCTTCTTGTGAAATCAGTTAAGTTTTGAAATTTAAGATTAGTTTATTAAAAGTTATTAAAAAAATTCTTTGAGTTCTATTAACCTGCTGATGTTTTTGTCGGCCATAGAATTGGTTTTTTCTCCAAAGTAAATACTGTTCCAGTTTGCTGAGTTTGCCCCTTTTATATCACTTTCAATATTGTCGCCAATAACTATACATTCTTGATTGGTTGATCTAGTTAATTTTTCTGCTAAACGAAAAATAGCCGGGTCGGGTTTATGCAATTGATGTTCCTCACTGATGATGATTTGTTCGAAGTAGGAGTGAAGTTTGCTTTGATTAATTTTTTTGCGCTGTATTTCTTTAAACCCATTGGTGATGATGTGCAAATTGTATTTTGGCTTTAAGTATTCCAAAATTGTTATGCAATCGGCTTTTAAGTTTGTTTTTAGCGGACAACGATTAAGATACAATTCAGTTAGCTTTAAATTCTCTGCATAATTATTGTAATTGAGTTTCTGAAATGTTAAATGAAATCGGGTATTTCTTAATTCGGTTTTCGTTATTTTTTTTTGACCATAATCGGTCCACAGCAATTGATTTACTTTTTTGTATTCATTTAAAAAAGTACGGAAATCTGTTTTTAGTTTATTTTGCAGATCAAATTCTATAAACAACTCAGCAAGTACTTCAGCCGAATTTTTTTCAAAATCCCAAAGGGTATCATCTAGGTCAAAAAAGATATGTTTTTTGTTTTTAAACATCAAACGGTTTTATAAAAGCCAACCTTTAAAGAAATCATAAAAGTAATAGTATATAAGATAAAATACCACCGACCAAATCATCACCCATAAACTTATGGCCAGAATTACTTTAGATTTTTTCTTATAAAAACGCTCGGCCAGAAAAGCCCCTAAGGGTATTGATAAAAACAAGGGAGCCATGGCTGCAATACCCATAAGACCAAATTTGTTCTTTATTCTGATAATTCTTCTGTTTGACTTTGTGAATATTCTTTTGTTTTGAAACAGATTTTTTTCAATCTTATATTTTTCCCACCATTTTATTATTCCAGCACTTAAGTGGGTGTAAAATATGGCGCCGGCAATACCTCCAATACTGGTTGTGATAAAAACTTGAATGAAATTAAATTTAAACAAGATAACTGCAGCAGGAACGCCTACTTTACTAAAAAATAGGGAGCAAAGGAACAGCACGGTTCCAATTTTCAACAAATCGGACATTTACTGTAAAATTAACATTCAATTCCTGAAATTTCGCCTCCGTCGACGCTAAAAAACGTTATATCTATATATCTGGTTGTAAATTGCTAAATCAATTTATTTACCTAACTTTGGCCCCCAGCTAACTAACGTATTTTAAATATGTCAACCAACACAGTTCAGCCCCCAGCAGTTCATACGAGCATGTTTGAGGCGGTTTTGGCCCGATTAGATGTGGCCGCTAAATTGATGAATTTGAGCGATGAAGTAACTCAAGTACTCAGAAATCCTAAAAGAGAAATAAAAGTAAGTTTACCTATTGTAATGGATAATGGTAAAATTCAGGTTTTTGAAGGTTATCGAACTATTCATAGTACACATTTAGGTCCGAGTAAAGGCGGAATTCGTTATGCAATGGATGTTAATTCAGATGAAGTGAAGGCCTTAGCCGCATGGATGAGTTTTAAATGTGCTGTTGCTAATTTACCATATGGAGGTGCCAAAGGGGGAATTAAATGTGACCCTAGAAATATGAGTGTTGGCGAATTAGAAAGATTGAGTAGAGCCTATGCGAAGGCGATGAAAGATGTATTTGGTGTAAATAGAGATATACCGGCCCCGGATATGGGAACAAGCGGACGAGAAATGGCATGGATGCTTGATGAATATAATAAAATTGTAGGAGAAGATAGTCCGGGAGTAATTACCGGAAAACCCGTTGCTATAGGTGGTTCGTTAGGACGCGATGCAGCAACAGGACGTGGAGTAATGGTAAATACATTGGCTTGCCCTAAAAAAGATGGGTTTAAAAGTGAATGAAGTTTGCGCAGTAGTTCAAGGGTTTGGCAATGTTGGATCACATGCTGCACGATTACTTTCTGAAAAAGGAATAAAAATTGTGGGTATTGGCGACCATACTGCTTCCTTTTATAATGAGAAAGGCATAGATATTAAGAAAGCATTGGAATACGCTGTATCTAACAATCGGGTTTTGAAAGGTTTTAAAGGAGGTACTGAGATTTCGGCTGATCAATTATTAGTTAGTAAGTGTGATGTTTTAGTTCCTGCTGCATTACAAAACGTGATAACGGAAGAAAATGCTCCAAAAATTCAGGCTCGCTTAATTGTTGAAGGTGCAAACGGGCCTACAACTCCTATTGCTGATCCCATTTTAAATGAGAGAAAAATTATTTGTGTTCCGGATATTTTGGCAAATAGTGGAGGGGTAACCGTTAGTTACTTTGAATGGGTACAAAATAAAGCAGGTTATTATTGGACCGAAACGGAAGTGAATAGTAAGCATGATCAAAAGATGGAAAGTGCTTTTGAACAGGTTTGGAATAATGCAACCCGATTTAAAACTAGTATGCGTTTAGCTGCTTATATCACTGCACTTCAAAAAATTGAGCAGGGTGTAATACTTAAAGGTTCTTATTAATTTGTTAATTATCTTATATACAGGCATTTGCGTTTTAATAAATTAACTACTTAAATCCCTGTTTTTTTAAAAAAAACAATAGTTTTGCTATAGAATTAAATTTGCAAAACACACATGATTATCTTGTTTATTGCTTTAGCCTATCTTATTGGCTCCATTCCCACAGCCGTTTGGATAGGTAAACGATTTTACGGAATCGATGTTCGCGAATTTGGAAGCGGAAACGCCGGAGCTACAAATACTTTCAGGGTTTTAGGCCGAAAAGCCGGAATTCCCGTTTTATTAATTGACATTTTTAAGGGTGCCTTAGCGGTTATTCTTTCTCGTTTTGCCGGTTTGGAAATAGGTAGCGATGAATTTATTAATCTTCAACTTGGACTTGGAGTAGCCGCCATTTTAGGTCATATTTTTCCGGTGTTTGCCGGGTTTAGGGGAGGAAAAGGGGTTGCTACTATTTTAGGAATAGTAATTTGTATACTTCCAGTGGCTACTTCCATATCACTTTTAATATTTTTAGTGGTTTTATTCAGTTCAAGAATTGTTTCACTTTCATCCATGTTGGCCGGAATTTCTTTCCCTATCATATTAAATATAGTGCTTAATAATACCAATCCCATTCTAACTACTTTTTCAATTATTGTAGCTTTAATGCTTTTGGTAACGCATCGCAAAAATATTGTAAGATTATTAAGTAAAAAGGAAAATAAAATCCAATTGTTTGGCACTTCAAAAAAATAATTTTATTCTTTTCTTTTTTTTACAATTTTTCTGATTTTTATTTCGTTTTAGGTATAAAGTTTGTGGTTGTGTGGATATGAAAAAATTGCGTAATATTTTTATTGGAACTTTAATCATTGGAAAGATTTTTGCTCAAGCTGATGTAGATTATGTGAACGATAATGTACTCAGGTATGATGATTATACCTATAAAGCAAATATTAAAACTGTTCAGTTGCATGAAGAAAGTTGGGACCATGCAGCGCCCATCATTAATTTGGCTAGCGGTGAAAAGCTGGAAATAAGTTTTGATGATTTAGATGCTGATCAAAAACAATACTCGGTTACGTTTATTCACTGCAATGCAAACTGGACACCCAGTGATTTAATGACAACGGAATATATTGATGGATTTACCGACCTTAATTTTATAAATTTTAGTTTTTCTATAAACACCATTCAAAAATTCACGCACTATTCTTTAAAATTCCCACAGTTAAATGTAAAGTTTACCAAAAGCGGAAACTATATAGCTTTGGTTTATTTGAATGGCGATAAAAATGAAATTGCAATTACACGCCGATTTATGGTGTACGATAATAAAGTTAATGTAGGCCACACCTTCCGGCAATCTATTGGCGATGATGATCAATTCAGTAAACAACACCTTGATTTTACAATTAATTATGGTCAATATAATATTGTAGATCCGAACAGAAACCTTCAAGTAGTGATTATGCAAAATAACCGATGGGATAATGCGGTTACTAATATTAAACCAACATTTTTAGGCGGAGGCCAACTTACCTATTCATTAGATGATGCCAGTACCTTTTTGGGCGGGAATGAATTCAGGTATTTTGATATCAGAAGCACCCGGTTTTTAACAGAAAGAGTAAAAGACGTTTATCGCGATGAAAAAATGATGAACCATGCAAAATTAGTGAATGAAGAATCCAGAGCAACTAAACCTTATTTGTTTTACAATGATTTTAATGGTGGATTTGTAATTAAAAACAGAGAAACAAGCGGAAATCAGGATATCGAAGCCGATTACATCTACGTTGATTTTTTTATGCCTTATTTAACTCCTGAATCGGCGGGTAACTTCTACCTATTAGGAAAATTAACCGATTGGCGCATGAATTCCAATAGTATGTTAAAATATAATTATGCCCGTATGGGATACGAAAAACAATTATATCTCAAACAAGGTTTTTACAACTATATTATTGTGCTTTCTAATGATACTAAAACCGGAGGTGATGAATCGGTAATGGAGGGAAGTTTTTGGGATACCGAAAACGATTACACGGTATTGGTTTATCACAGAGTTTTAGGTACCTATTTCGATCAATTGATTGGATATAAAAAAATCAACTCGCTCCGAAAATAGTTCATTCGCTATTAACAATTCATAGGGAATAATTAGTATTATTTAATAATTAATCGGCATTACATTATATACCTTTGAAATATATGCGTACATCACTTGGATTATTATTTTTAATGATGAGTTTCTTCACTCAGGTAAATTTATTTGCTCAAACAATTTCCATTGAACAAGTTTTGGCATTCACCCATTCATCTACAGATTTTATCGAAACTACTTTATTGAAAGAAAATTGGAAACGCAGGAGTTTAGAGATCGTACCCGATAGTAATCTGGTGAAAAGAAGTTGGGAAGTTATGATTAAAGGCGAAAGCATTAAATCATATGTATTGCATTTTGAATTTACAAAAGACACTATAGAGAATTACGTGGTTTATCAGTTTTCCGAAAGAGAAGAATATAAGCAAATCAAAAAGAAGATGAAATCCATGGGTTATGCTCATTTAAATAGCGAGAAAAGAAGAAAAAGAGCAAAAACAAAGGATGAGCATATCCACTCTGAAAAAGAAGATTATTATTATAACAAAAACACCAAGTCACTCATTGTTGTGAAGGAAGTGTTTTTTTATGGCTTGTTCTCGTTTTTGGTGTATTCCTATAAACCGAATTCGCTTTTTGGAGATCATGTCATCAGGCCTTATATAAAATAAACCAAATAATTTTGTATTTTTACTTATGCGCATTTTATTATGCACGCTAAATGCAAAATATATTCATGTCAATCCTGCTATTCGTTTACTTTACGCACTGAATCATGAAAAGCACTCGGGATTAGCGTGGAAAGAATTCACTATTAAAGAATCGCCGGATGAAATTGCTCAGACTTGCAGTTCCTTCGATATTGTTGCTTTCAGTTGTTATATTTGGAATATCACACAAACACTGGAGGTGTGTAAATCTATTAAACTCAAAAATCCTAATATAAAAACCTTATTAGGAGGTCCGGAAGTAAGCTATGATGTGGAGGATCTAATCAAGAATGAAAATGTAGATTATATCATCAGTGGTGAAGGAGAAATTCCATTCGCTGAATTTTTAAAATCTTTCCCCAATCTTCAGGGAATTCCGGGATTAGCTTTTAAAAAAAATGGAATTCTTAATTATTTACCCAATACTACTCAATTTGAACTAAAAAATTATAAAGATATTATGTCTTATCAATTTGATGAGGTTGAATCCTTAGCTGATCGCGTATTATATATTGAAACTTCCAGAGGCTGTCCTTACAAATGTGAATTTTGTCTGGCGAGTTTGGATAATAAAGTGAGGTATTTACCCGATCAACACATCAAAAGCACTTTACTTTATTTGATGAAACATGGCAGAACAATCAAATTTTTAGATCGTACATTTAATATTAAAAAAGATTTTACACTTGATATTTTTGATTTTATTCTGAAATACCGAAGACCGGAAAATATATTTCAATTTGAAATTACTGCAGATATCTTACATCCTGATATTATTAAATACATCAATGATTATGTTCCGGAATGTGTGTTTCGTTTTGAAATAGGAATTCAAACAGTTAATCAAAAAGCTAATTTGGAAGTTAAACGAAAACAAAATTTCGAAAAAACCAGTTCTATCATTAAACAGTTACAACATAAAGTTGAAATGCACCTGGATTTAATCGTAGGATTGCCTTATGACACCATGTCTGAAATCAAATTTAGCTTTGAGGAGGTATTTAAACATTTTGCCGGTGAATTGCAGTTAGGATTTCTTAAATTCTTAAAAGGAACTCCAATGAGGGATAAAGAACAACATGGTTTTGTTTTCGATCCAAATCCGCCTTATACACTTATAGAAAGTAAATATTTAAGCAAAGAGGAGTTACATAAAATTGTGTGTTTAGAAAATGCGCTTGAAATCTATTGGAACAGAAAAAGAACTTTGAATTTATTGCGCTATGTAGGTTTAACAAATAACTCTTTTGATTTTTTAATGGGTCTTGGAATTTATTTTAGCCAAAAAAAATTATTTCACGCCTACACCATGAATGATGTATACGAAATAGCTTTGGATTTTATTAAACTAAATTATCCATCCGACCCAATTTTAATTCAGCTGTTAGCAATCGACAGAGCCTTGCATTTTAAATCCCGTCCCGGACAAACTTTTCACAATGAGATAAGTGATTCATTAAAAAAATCTCAGATTGCATTACTACCTCAAACCAACGTAAAGTCAAGATACTTATGTTATGCCCTTGATTTGGACATACGCCAGCTTAGTGAGAATAAAATAGTGCCCGGAAAGTTTATTTCAACTATTCGATACAATGGTGTTGAGAAGCCTGAATTATTTAATCAGGAAATCAATCGTGAAGTGCTTACATGATGCATGTTTTTTATAGATTATTGTTGATTTCTACTTTTTGTGGGGCGATAACAACTTATGCGCAGTTGAAAGATGTAAAGATTTTAATACCGAAAGAAATTCCGTATTCTATGTCTGA contains:
- a CDS encoding DUF1987 domain-containing protein, yielding MQNLNIEETGKTPGINFNTESGQLIIKGRSIPENSLAFYQPVLDCMDEYCNSPKEKTSIIIQLDYFSTSSSKCILDLFKKLENLHKLGKNTEIQWLFEENDENIRDAGADYQSMVEVPFQIIPISG
- a CDS encoding bifunctional 3-deoxy-7-phosphoheptulonate synthase/chorismate mutase type II — encoded protein: MDINKLTNWLQESSKPLLISGPCGAESYDQLRTTALELSQLPNLFLFRAGIWKPRTRPDSFEGMGDQALDWLNEVKKEFKIKTTVEVANATHVEKALKKEVDVLWIGARTTVNPFTVQEIADAMKGSNVPVLIKNPIHADLNLWVGAIERFLKNDITKIAAVHRGFYKHGQNKYRNEPMWQIPIALKTHFPDLAIFCDPSHISGNSTYLQEIAQKALDLRMNGLMIETHPNPAMALSDAKQQITPEELKVLLQNLVIRKQFAKNLISADELLQLRNLIDEVDEEILEAIGKRNEIIGKIGKFKKENNVTIFQLERWQEILRTRAALARKIGISPAHIEKIFQLLHEESMKIQNEIMNKKN
- a CDS encoding S9 family peptidase → MKWIAFVLCFTLGLNAQNKITLEDVWLKGTFRPSYAFGFNVMNDGIHYTDIEEKDAKKTLCKYDLKSGKKKGVLVNADDLKLKDRQLDIYNYMFSPNEDMLLLWEDGEQIYRRSAKANYFIYVIATKKIIELSTNGKQMFPLFAPDGTKIAFVRDNNIYIKDLIKNVENPVTYDGVNNKIKNGWADWVYEEEFSKADYMDWSSDSKYLAYVKFNESRVKDFTMEEYNGGLYPGKYTFKYPKAGEDNSIVSVHIYSEDSKRSITADIGINKDIYIPRIQFTNNPLVLCIQRLNRLQNKLELLFADAVGGKSMVAYTDESKTYVDITDDLTFVGNEGFIISSERDNYNHLYYYNLEGKLINQITKGEWDVIEFKGFNDEKNTLYFVSTENGPANRDVYSIKLDGSEKTRLSMKDGFNNFEFTPGYKYYISDYSNANTPNVYELKTIDGKLVQVLEDNKALNEKMKEYTLSPRTFFTFTTSENVSLNGWMMKPHNFDSTKKYPVYMYAYNGPGSNEVNNAWDPSEYFWHNYLNQEGYMVVCVDGRGTLGRGREFKHCTYLQLGKYETMDQIEAAKYLGSLPYVDASRIGFQGWSYGGYMAGLMITKGADYIKAAISVAPVTNWKYYDNIYTERFMRTPEENKAGYEDNSPINFVDKIKGKYLLIHGSSDDNVHVQNSMEMAAQLVKKNIPFDFMIYPNKNHGIAGGNTRLHIYSKIFKFVKENL
- a CDS encoding noncanonical pyrimidine nucleotidase, YjjG family, whose amino-acid sequence is MFKNKKHIFFDLDDTLWDFEKNSAEVLAELFIEFDLQNKLKTDFRTFLNEYKKVNQLLWTDYGQKKITKTELRNTRFHLTFQKLNYNNYAENLKLTELYLNRCPLKTNLKADCITILEYLKPKYNLHIITNGFKEIQRKKINQSKLHSYFEQIIISEEHQLHKPDPAIFRLAEKLTRSTNQECIVIGDNIESDIKGANSANWNSIYFGEKTNSMADKNISRLIELKEFF
- the plsY gene encoding glycerol-3-phosphate 1-O-acyltransferase PlsY, producing the protein MIILFIALAYLIGSIPTAVWIGKRFYGIDVREFGSGNAGATNTFRVLGRKAGIPVLLIDIFKGALAVILSRFAGLEIGSDEFINLQLGLGVAAILGHIFPVFAGFRGGKGVATILGIVICILPVATSISLLIFLVVLFSSRIVSLSSMLAGISFPIILNIVLNNTNPILTTFSIIVALMLLVTHRKNIVRLLSKKENKIQLFGTSKK
- a CDS encoding DUF5103 domain-containing protein, translating into MKKLRNIFIGTLIIGKIFAQADVDYVNDNVLRYDDYTYKANIKTVQLHEESWDHAAPIINLASGEKLEISFDDLDADQKQYSVTFIHCNANWTPSDLMTTEYIDGFTDLNFINFSFSINTIQKFTHYSLKFPQLNVKFTKSGNYIALVYLNGDKNEIAITRRFMVYDNKVNVGHTFRQSIGDDDQFSKQHLDFTINYGQYNIVDPNRNLQVVIMQNNRWDNAVTNIKPTFLGGGQLTYSLDDASTFLGGNEFRYFDIRSTRFLTERVKDVYRDEKMMNHAKLVNEESRATKPYLFYNDFNGGFVIKNRETSGNQDIEADYIYVDFFMPYLTPESAGNFYLLGKLTDWRMNSNSMLKYNYARMGYEKQLYLKQGFYNYIIVLSNDTKTGGDESVMEGSFWDTENDYTVLVYHRVLGTYFDQLIGYKKINSLRK
- a CDS encoding DUF4080 domain-containing protein → MRILLCTLNAKYIHVNPAIRLLYALNHEKHSGLAWKEFTIKESPDEIAQTCSSFDIVAFSCYIWNITQTLEVCKSIKLKNPNIKTLLGGPEVSYDVEDLIKNENVDYIISGEGEIPFAEFLKSFPNLQGIPGLAFKKNGILNYLPNTTQFELKNYKDIMSYQFDEVESLADRVLYIETSRGCPYKCEFCLASLDNKVRYLPDQHIKSTLLYLMKHGRTIKFLDRTFNIKKDFTLDIFDFILKYRRPENIFQFEITADILHPDIIKYINDYVPECVFRFEIGIQTVNQKANLEVKRKQNFEKTSSIIKQLQHKVEMHLDLIVGLPYDTMSEIKFSFEEVFKHFAGELQLGFLKFLKGTPMRDKEQHGFVFDPNPPYTLIESKYLSKEELHKIVCLENALEIYWNRKRTLNLLRYVGLTNNSFDFLMGLGIYFSQKKLFHAYTMNDVYEIALDFIKLNYPSDPILIQLLAIDRALHFKSRPGQTFHNEISDSLKKSQIALLPQTNVKSRYLCYALDLDIRQLSENKIVPGKFISTIRYNGVEKPELFNQEINREVLT